From the genome of Bacteroidales bacterium, one region includes:
- a CDS encoding NAD(P)/FAD-dependent oxidoreductase, whose amino-acid sequence MPDPIKSDITIIGAGPAGTSAALALAKKGIPCLLIDKYQFPREKICGDGLSGKVISTLNKIDPDYVSGLSQSSFASSSRAVRFYSPDLKMIELSFKSDHFFLPTGYVCKRIDFDHFLLKKALSFSTVNSEAGIHIEKLIRKDGTIILEDTDGRCIAETRMVLLAAGADRKLIQQLDPSYPGQVEEGIGIRGYFDNVTGTDQQNAIEIHFLKELLPWYLWIFPFQDGSANVGLALPKPLARNNPRSLKELLFHLIEKYPHLQVRFDNAKLNGKIEANRLPFYTGPLRIAGDNYLLLGDAARLIDPFTGEGIGNAMVSGYIAAEIASDCLDKNNFSYLNSKNYQQVIYKKLGAELNLGLKLQSLARKKRLLNLVIGRASRHENTRELLSEMVYSNKEKKKLSKTLFYLKLLLGL is encoded by the coding sequence ATGCCCGATCCAATCAAATCCGACATTACCATCATTGGCGCAGGACCGGCAGGTACATCAGCGGCTTTAGCGCTCGCTAAAAAGGGTATCCCCTGCCTGCTTATCGATAAATATCAATTTCCACGTGAGAAAATCTGCGGTGATGGCTTGAGTGGCAAAGTGATCAGCACCCTGAACAAGATCGATCCTGATTATGTTTCCGGGCTCAGCCAATCAAGTTTCGCATCCAGTTCCAGGGCTGTGCGTTTCTATTCACCTGATCTGAAAATGATAGAGTTATCTTTTAAATCAGATCATTTCTTTCTCCCCACAGGTTATGTTTGCAAAAGAATTGATTTCGATCATTTTCTGCTAAAGAAGGCCCTAAGTTTTTCCACAGTTAACTCTGAAGCAGGAATCCATATTGAAAAACTAATCCGGAAAGACGGTACGATTATCCTGGAAGATACGGATGGCAGATGTATTGCAGAAACACGCATGGTCCTTCTTGCTGCAGGTGCCGACAGAAAGCTGATCCAACAACTGGATCCTTCTTACCCTGGCCAGGTTGAAGAAGGAATAGGCATAAGAGGATATTTTGATAATGTAACAGGCACCGATCAGCAAAATGCCATTGAGATACATTTTTTAAAAGAGCTTCTCCCTTGGTATTTATGGATTTTCCCCTTTCAAGACGGCTCAGCCAATGTCGGCCTTGCATTACCCAAGCCCTTGGCCAGAAATAATCCGCGCAGCCTGAAAGAATTGCTTTTCCATCTAATTGAAAAATATCCTCACTTGCAAGTTCGGTTCGATAATGCAAAACTTAATGGCAAGATTGAGGCGAACAGGCTGCCTTTTTATACCGGCCCTTTGCGGATCGCAGGAGATAACTATTTATTGCTCGGTGATGCCGCCCGGCTGATAGATCCCTTTACAGGCGAAGGTATCGGTAATGCAATGGTCAGCGGTTACATTGCCGCAGAAATCGCTTCGGATTGCCTTGATAAAAATAATTTCAGCTACTTGAATTCCAAAAACTACCAGCAGGTAATCTATAAAAAGCTGGGCGCCGAATTAAATTTAGGACTGAAATTACAAAGTCTCGCCCGTAAGAAACGGTTACTGAACCTTGTCATTGGCAGAGCTTCCCGTCATGAAAATACACGGGAGTTGCTTTCGGAAATGGTTTATAGCAATAAAGAGAAAAAAAAACTTAGCAAGACATTATTTTATCTTAAATTGTTACTTGGGTTATAA
- a CDS encoding glycosyltransferase: protein MKLSVVIVNYNVKYFLEQCLHSVRRASEGLQTEVFVVDNNSVDGSVKMVRGRFPEVTLIENKENTGYSKANNQAIKKSTGDYVLLLNPDTVVESDTFSRILLFMDTHPDAGGLGVKMIDGKGNFLPESKRGLPTPSVAFYKIFGISRFFPKSKVFGKYHLGYLDKDQINPVEILNGAFMLLRKTVLDKIGLLDETFFMYGEDIDLSYRILKAGFQNYYYPETRIIHYKGESTKKGSINYVILFYNAMIIFARKHFTSKRARMFSFLIHLAIYFRAFLAIFNRFLSRALLPLFDAILIYGGMFFIINYWEEHVIFRQGGGYPPGFFTMAVPGYVLVWLISGYFNGTYDKPVKFSRIFRGILLGTIIILVAYALLPENLRFSRAIILLGSVWAIMVMSATRTVFHLAKFRNIQFGPMRNRRFVIIGDRDEAKRVWELLQSSYGNPGFIGLISVAAREQKNDGFIGSLSQVNEIIRVYRIDEVIFCSKSMSHQAIIDQMSSLQDLNVDFKIAPEDSLSIIGSNSINTAGDLYTVNLNAITNVENKRNKRLLDLAACIGVILMLPLLVFLVNKPWGLIRNIFLVAVSLCSWVGYIRDEHYDMERLPHIRKGILNPLDAFGKDNISEEIKRRLNFIYARDYSTNSDLNIIVKGFRNLGRKS from the coding sequence ATGAAACTATCCGTTGTCATTGTCAACTATAACGTTAAATACTTCCTCGAGCAATGCCTGCATTCAGTTCGCCGCGCCAGCGAAGGCCTGCAAACGGAAGTTTTCGTCGTTGACAATAACTCTGTCGACGGATCGGTCAAAATGGTCCGGGGAAGGTTCCCTGAAGTTACCCTAATCGAGAACAAGGAAAATACAGGTTACTCAAAAGCCAACAACCAGGCTATTAAAAAGTCAACCGGGGATTATGTTCTCTTGCTGAACCCCGACACTGTTGTCGAAAGTGATACTTTTTCCAGGATCCTGTTGTTTATGGATACCCACCCGGATGCCGGCGGCCTCGGAGTAAAAATGATTGACGGAAAAGGCAATTTCCTGCCGGAATCAAAACGCGGGCTTCCAACTCCTTCCGTGGCTTTTTACAAGATCTTCGGAATATCAAGGTTCTTCCCGAAATCCAAAGTTTTCGGTAAATACCATCTCGGTTACCTGGATAAAGACCAGATAAATCCTGTCGAGATTTTAAACGGCGCATTTATGCTGCTGAGAAAAACAGTCCTCGATAAAATTGGTCTGCTCGACGAGACTTTTTTTATGTATGGGGAAGACATCGATCTGTCATACAGGATACTTAAAGCCGGTTTTCAGAATTATTATTATCCCGAAACACGTATCATTCATTATAAAGGGGAAAGCACGAAGAAAGGAAGCATTAATTATGTCATTCTTTTCTATAATGCGATGATCATTTTTGCCAGGAAACATTTCACCTCCAAAAGAGCAAGGATGTTTTCTTTCCTGATCCACCTGGCTATTTACTTCAGGGCATTCCTGGCGATTTTCAACCGTTTCTTATCCAGGGCTTTGCTGCCTTTATTTGATGCCATCCTGATCTATGGCGGGATGTTCTTCATCATCAATTACTGGGAAGAACACGTGATTTTCCGCCAGGGGGGAGGATATCCGCCCGGATTCTTTACCATGGCGGTGCCTGGCTACGTACTTGTCTGGTTAATATCAGGCTATTTCAACGGAACTTATGATAAACCGGTAAAATTCTCCAGGATATTCAGAGGCATTTTACTTGGTACGATCATCATCCTGGTGGCTTATGCGTTGCTGCCTGAAAACCTTAGGTTTTCCAGGGCTATTATTCTCTTAGGATCTGTCTGGGCCATTATGGTGATGTCAGCCACCAGGACCGTTTTTCATTTGGCAAAGTTCCGCAATATCCAGTTTGGACCGATGAGAAACCGGCGGTTTGTGATCATAGGTGACCGCGATGAAGCTAAAAGAGTTTGGGAACTGTTGCAAAGCTCATATGGCAACCCTGGCTTTATCGGACTGATCTCGGTCGCAGCAAGGGAGCAAAAAAATGATGGTTTTATCGGTTCATTGTCGCAAGTCAATGAAATAATCAGGGTTTACAGGATAGATGAGGTCATTTTCTGCTCCAAAAGCATGAGCCACCAGGCAATCATCGACCAGATGTCATCTTTGCAGGACCTGAATGTTGATTTTAAAATCGCCCCGGAAGACAGCCTTTCAATCATAGGAAGCAATTCGATCAATACTGCCGGCGATCTATACACGGTCAATCTCAATGCTATTACGAATGTTGAAAATAAAAGGAACAAACGCCTGCTTGACCTGGCTGCCTGTATTGGTGTAATCTTAATGTTACCCTTGCTGGTATTCCTTGTAAACAAGCCATGGGGATTGATCAGGAACATTTTTCTGGTTGCGGTATCCTTATGCTCCTGGGTAGGTTATATCCGTGACGAACACTATGATATGGAGCGGCTTCCCCATATCCGCAAAGGGATCCTGAACCCGTTAGATGCCTTTGGGAAGGATAATATATCTGAAGAGATCAAGCGAAGGCTTAATTTTATCTACGCCCGTGATTACAGCACAAACAGCGACCTGAACATCATCGTGAAAGGTTTCAGGAACCTGGGCAGGAAAAGTTGA
- a CDS encoding 2-oxo acid dehydrogenase subunit E2 has translation MARFEIIMPKLGESIIEATIIKWLKSKGDQVSEDDALAEIATDKIDSEIPSPVEGILEEVLFKEGDVVPVGKVIAIIDMGGEATPKDETTVEKFYSPLVKSIAKKENISIRELDGIAGTGKDGRVTKQDILDYLQHKPDAGIAAPAGITASKPAPVYETPKVVMESGDELFEMDRMRRLIADHMVMSKHVSPHVTSFIDVDVSNIVTWREKTKDSFFAREKEKLTYTHIFIEASALALKEFPRVNASVDGYNIIHRKKVNIGMATALPNGNLIVPVIKNADQKSLFGIIKDVNDLADRARKNSLIPDEIQGGTFTVTNFGTFDSLTGTPIINQPQVAILGIGAIRKKPVVIETPQGDLIGIRHIMILSLAYDHRVVDGALGGMFLKKMKEILENWDINRNL, from the coding sequence ATGGCCAGATTTGAAATAATAATGCCCAAGTTAGGCGAAAGTATCATAGAGGCAACCATTATCAAATGGTTGAAAAGCAAGGGTGACCAAGTCTCCGAAGATGACGCACTCGCTGAAATAGCCACAGATAAGATTGATTCGGAGATTCCCTCACCGGTTGAAGGGATTCTTGAAGAAGTACTATTTAAAGAAGGCGATGTCGTTCCGGTCGGAAAAGTCATTGCCATTATTGATATGGGAGGTGAAGCAACCCCGAAGGATGAAACAACAGTTGAGAAATTCTATTCCCCTTTAGTAAAAAGTATTGCGAAAAAGGAAAATATATCCATTCGGGAACTCGATGGGATTGCAGGGACTGGTAAAGATGGCAGGGTTACCAAGCAGGATATCCTTGACTACCTTCAGCATAAGCCTGACGCTGGTATTGCGGCACCGGCAGGAATAACTGCATCGAAACCGGCTCCCGTATATGAAACTCCAAAGGTTGTAATGGAAAGCGGTGATGAATTATTTGAGATGGACCGGATGAGACGATTGATCGCCGACCACATGGTAATGTCGAAACATGTTTCCCCTCATGTGACATCATTTATCGATGTCGATGTAAGCAACATCGTAACCTGGAGGGAAAAAACAAAAGACAGTTTCTTTGCACGTGAGAAAGAAAAACTTACTTACACACATATCTTCATTGAAGCATCAGCGCTGGCACTCAAAGAATTTCCCAGGGTGAACGCTTCGGTGGACGGATACAACATCATACATCGCAAGAAGGTCAATATTGGCATGGCTACCGCTTTGCCAAACGGAAACCTGATTGTTCCGGTGATCAAAAATGCCGACCAGAAGAGTCTTTTCGGAATCATCAAAGATGTGAACGACTTAGCTGACAGGGCTCGAAAAAACAGCCTTATCCCGGATGAAATCCAGGGAGGCACATTCACGGTTACGAACTTTGGCACCTTCGACAGTTTAACCGGCACCCCGATCATTAACCAGCCCCAGGTAGCGATCCTTGGCATCGGCGCCATCAGAAAAAAGCCGGTTGTCATAGAAACACCGCAGGGAGACCTTATCGGCATCAGGCACATCATGATCCTTTCGCTGGCTTATGATCACCGTGTCGTCGACGGTGCACTCGGCGGCATGTTCCTGAAGAAGATGAAAGAAATATTAGAAAACTGGGACATAAACAGGAACCTGTAA
- a CDS encoding 3'-5' exonuclease: MELSLSRPLAIFDLETTGLNVATDRIVEISVVKIMPEGKQEVFTQRLNPGIPISKESTMIHGISDLDVKDCPSFSSIAPDLEKFLDQADLSGYNAIKFDIPLLVEEFLRVGIDFSLMDRHIVDVQNIFHKMEPRNLKAAYKFYCHKDLEMAHSAETDAMATYEVLKAQLDMYKGQEYINPDGITSQPVQNNVKDLHDFSFYTQNVDLVGHIVFNEKQQEILNFGKYKGRPIEDVFRKEPSYYDWMMKSQFPLSTKRVIQAIWKRMGK; this comes from the coding sequence ATGGAACTAAGCCTATCCCGCCCACTTGCCATTTTCGACCTCGAAACAACCGGACTCAATGTCGCGACAGACCGAATTGTCGAAATTTCTGTCGTTAAAATAATGCCTGAAGGTAAACAGGAAGTGTTTACACAGCGCCTGAACCCCGGAATACCCATTTCCAAGGAATCGACAATGATCCACGGTATTTCCGACCTTGATGTGAAAGACTGTCCGTCTTTTAGCTCAATTGCTCCGGATTTAGAGAAATTTCTTGACCAGGCTGACCTTTCAGGTTATAATGCCATCAAATTTGACATTCCTCTGCTTGTCGAGGAATTCCTGCGTGTTGGCATAGATTTTTCTTTGATGGACCGCCATATTGTTGATGTCCAGAATATTTTTCACAAGATGGAACCGCGCAATCTCAAAGCTGCCTATAAGTTCTACTGTCATAAAGACCTGGAAATGGCACATTCTGCCGAAACTGATGCAATGGCCACATACGAAGTCCTTAAAGCCCAGCTTGATATGTACAAAGGACAGGAATACATCAACCCCGATGGTATCACAAGTCAGCCTGTGCAAAACAATGTCAAAGACTTACATGATTTTTCCTTTTATACACAAAATGTCGATCTGGTTGGTCATATCGTGTTTAATGAGAAGCAGCAGGAAATCCTTAATTTCGGCAAATATAAAGGACGACCTATCGAGGATGTCTTCCGGAAAGAGCCATCCTATTATGATTGGATGATGAAAAGCCAGTTCCCGCTGTCTACTAAGAGGGTTATACAGGCTATCTGGAAGAGGATGGGGAAATAA
- a CDS encoding NADP-dependent glyceraldehyde-3-phosphate dehydrogenase, with protein MTFPSIDQIPERFRLNEPVFQSDYLINGELLSWNGPYQKVFSPVCIQDNSGNISPYLIGEYPLMTANESCLALESAVKAFDHGRGCWPTLSVEDRIAHLEDFMFRMKERRESVINLLMWEIGKTYNDSAKEFDRTVEYIRDTIEAVKELDRNSSRFQIEQGIIGQVRRSPLGVVLCMGPYNYPLNETFTTLIPALIMGNTVIFKPPKYGVLLHHPLLKAFRDAFPPGVVNTVYGHGSDVVGPLMESGQIDVLAFIGTSRVASILKKQHPKPHRLRSVLGLEAKNPAIILPDAYLDLAVMECLLGGLSYNGQRCTALKIIFVHKSIAKEFNLKMAAGIAGLKSGMPWEENIQITPLPEAGKTDYLTELVKDAVSKGAKILNPSGGQVFHTFFTPAILYPVSNDMRIWSEEQFGPIVPIVPFHDIQETLDYVTSSNYGQQISIFGKDADDISKLIDPLVNQVCRLNINSQCQRGPDSFPFTGRKDSAEGTLSVSDALRVFSIRSLVAAKSNDLNKQIITTIVKEDKSNFLSTDFIF; from the coding sequence ATGACTTTCCCTTCCATTGACCAGATCCCTGAAAGATTCCGCCTTAATGAGCCTGTTTTCCAAAGTGATTATCTTATCAACGGCGAGCTATTAAGTTGGAATGGCCCTTATCAGAAAGTTTTTTCGCCGGTATGCATTCAAGATAATTCAGGAAATATTTCCCCGTATCTGATTGGAGAGTACCCACTGATGACAGCCAATGAATCGTGCCTGGCCCTTGAATCCGCTGTTAAGGCTTTTGATCACGGCCGTGGTTGCTGGCCTACTTTATCTGTCGAAGACAGGATAGCGCACCTGGAGGATTTCATGTTCAGGATGAAAGAACGGAGGGAAAGCGTCATCAACCTGTTGATGTGGGAAATCGGCAAGACATACAATGATTCAGCAAAAGAATTTGACCGGACGGTTGAATATATCCGTGATACCATTGAAGCCGTTAAGGAGCTGGACCGCAACTCTTCACGCTTCCAGATCGAGCAGGGAATCATCGGCCAGGTGAGGCGGTCGCCACTGGGTGTTGTACTTTGCATGGGGCCCTATAATTATCCCTTGAATGAGACTTTCACCACCCTTATTCCGGCCCTGATCATGGGCAATACGGTTATTTTCAAACCGCCAAAATATGGTGTTTTGTTGCACCATCCCCTGTTAAAAGCTTTCCGGGATGCTTTCCCCCCCGGGGTAGTGAACACGGTTTACGGGCATGGTTCAGACGTGGTTGGCCCTTTGATGGAGTCAGGACAGATCGATGTGCTCGCATTTATCGGGACCAGCCGGGTGGCCAGCATTCTTAAAAAGCAACATCCTAAGCCACACAGGCTTCGCAGTGTACTGGGGCTGGAAGCTAAAAACCCGGCCATCATCCTCCCTGATGCCTATCTGGACCTTGCGGTTATGGAATGCCTGCTGGGAGGCCTATCATATAATGGCCAGCGATGCACAGCGCTGAAAATCATCTTCGTACATAAATCCATCGCAAAGGAATTTAACCTAAAGATGGCAGCAGGGATAGCCGGTTTGAAAAGCGGGATGCCCTGGGAAGAAAACATACAGATTACTCCACTACCCGAAGCCGGTAAAACAGACTACCTCACAGAACTGGTCAAAGATGCGGTTTCAAAAGGGGCCAAAATATTAAATCCTTCCGGCGGACAAGTCTTCCATACTTTCTTCACGCCTGCCATTTTATACCCGGTCAGCAATGACATGAGAATATGGTCTGAAGAGCAATTTGGCCCCATTGTGCCCATAGTTCCTTTCCATGATATACAGGAAACACTGGATTACGTAACTTCCTCCAATTACGGTCAGCAGATCAGTATTTTCGGAAAAGATGCAGATGACATCTCAAAACTGATCGATCCGCTGGTCAACCAGGTCTGCCGGCTGAATATCAACAGCCAGTGCCAACGGGGGCCTGATTCCTTCCCATTTACCGGAAGGAAAGATTCTGCGGAAGGCACCCTTTCAGTTTCTGATGCACTGAGGGTATTCTCCATCCGTAGCCTTGTTGCAGCAAAAAGCAATGACCTCAACAAGCAAATCATCACCACTATCGTAAAAGAAGACAAGTCGAACTTTTTATCGACGGATTTCATATTTTAG
- a CDS encoding fumarylacetoacetate hydrolase family protein, which translates to MKIICIGRNYVEHARELSNPLPDNPVFFLKPDTALVIRNRPFYYPDFSKDIHYETELVLKICKVGKSIPEKYAQDYYDQIGLGFDFTARDLQQKCKEKGLPWEIAKGFDYSAPISPEFVLKENMPDLKNISFHLELNGKRVQEGHSDEMIFSFEKIIAYVSQFMTLRTGDLIFTGTPAGVGPVEIGDKLEAYLEGNLMLTCNIK; encoded by the coding sequence ATGAAAATCATCTGTATCGGCCGAAATTATGTGGAACATGCCCGTGAGCTTAGTAATCCGCTACCTGATAATCCCGTATTCTTTCTTAAGCCTGATACAGCCCTGGTGATCAGGAACCGTCCGTTTTATTATCCGGATTTCTCTAAAGATATTCATTATGAGACTGAGTTGGTTCTGAAAATTTGCAAAGTCGGCAAATCAATACCTGAAAAGTATGCACAGGATTATTATGACCAGATCGGCCTCGGATTCGATTTTACCGCCCGTGACCTTCAGCAGAAATGCAAAGAAAAAGGCCTCCCCTGGGAAATAGCCAAGGGTTTCGATTACTCGGCACCTATCAGTCCTGAATTCGTCCTCAAAGAAAATATGCCTGATCTGAAAAACATCAGCTTTCACCTCGAATTGAACGGGAAAAGAGTCCAGGAGGGCCATTCTGATGAAATGATCTTTTCGTTCGAAAAGATTATTGCTTATGTTTCACAATTCATGACCCTTCGAACGGGAGACCTCATTTTCACCGGCACTCCTGCCGGTGTTGGCCCGGTAGAGATCGGCGACAAGCTTGAAGCCTATCTTGAAGGAAATCTTATGCTGACATGCAACATCAAGTAG
- a CDS encoding helix-turn-helix domain containing protein — protein sequence MSRSENLQVKMFALIEELYQSNVNRKEFCRQHSISVNCFYYWQKKYRQQAQSDQPCFITVRTGKGSITRHGFSHPIVLSYPNGISLQLPAGTPMATIGSLFRLI from the coding sequence ATGAGCAGATCTGAAAATTTGCAGGTAAAGATGTTTGCCCTGATCGAAGAATTATATCAAAGCAATGTTAACCGGAAAGAATTTTGCCGTCAGCATAGTATCTCTGTCAACTGTTTTTATTATTGGCAGAAGAAGTACCGGCAGCAGGCACAAAGTGATCAACCATGTTTTATTACTGTACGCACTGGAAAAGGTTCTATTACCAGGCATGGGTTCTCACACCCCATCGTCCTATCGTATCCCAACGGAATCAGTTTGCAGTTACCGGCGGGAACACCCATGGCAACCATTGGGTCGTTATTTCGTTTGATCTGA
- a CDS encoding DUF721 domain-containing protein gives MKINSDRPIREVLKELIETYRLEGKLNEVKVIHSWEKVVGEMIARHTKDLYIKNGKLFVKIDSPALKNELTYQSSTIIENLNAEAGCKVVEEVIFI, from the coding sequence ATGAAAATTAATAGTGACAGGCCAATCAGGGAGGTGCTTAAAGAGCTTATCGAGACTTACCGTCTTGAAGGGAAGTTAAATGAGGTGAAAGTTATCCATTCCTGGGAAAAAGTGGTCGGGGAGATGATAGCCCGTCACACTAAAGACCTTTATATAAAGAATGGAAAGCTTTTCGTGAAAATCGACTCTCCGGCTTTAAAAAATGAACTAACCTATCAAAGCTCGACTATAATAGAAAACCTCAATGCTGAAGCAGGGTGCAAAGTGGTTGAGGAGGTCATTTTTATTTAG
- a CDS encoding DNA replication/repair protein RecF has product MYLQKLSITNFKNYEEAILPFSDKINCFIGDNGAGKTNLLDAIYYLSFCKSYFNAVDTQNIRHHESFFSIHGTYMKNGDRPDVISCIQKTDQRKLFKFNQKEYERLADHIGLFPLVMVSPYDRDLINEGSDIRRRYLDGVIAQFDKTYLDNLINYNKALAQRNALLKHFSDTRSFNPDKLEIWDRQLIDYGHKIYEKRTSFLKDFIPIFRHYFGFISEGKEEVAIQYVSQLSERNLGQLLAVSVEKDRAARFTTQGIHKDDLELMISDYPLKKFGSQGQQKSFVVAIKLAQFDYTRDIKGFKPILLFDDIFDKLDENRVHQIIRLVSENSFGQVFITDTQRSRIEKLFEEVDINHRIFEIREGKVEPL; this is encoded by the coding sequence ATGTATTTACAGAAATTATCGATTACAAATTTTAAAAATTATGAGGAAGCCATACTCCCTTTCTCCGATAAGATCAATTGTTTTATAGGCGATAACGGAGCTGGTAAAACCAACCTCCTGGATGCTATTTATTACCTCTCTTTTTGTAAAAGTTATTTTAACGCGGTTGATACTCAAAATATCAGGCACCACGAAAGCTTCTTCAGTATCCATGGTACTTACATGAAAAACGGTGACAGGCCTGATGTCATTTCCTGTATCCAAAAAACTGATCAACGGAAACTTTTTAAATTCAATCAGAAGGAATATGAAAGATTGGCCGATCATATCGGCCTTTTTCCGCTGGTCATGGTTTCGCCTTACGACCGGGACCTGATCAACGAAGGCAGTGATATCCGGCGCCGTTACCTGGATGGAGTCATCGCGCAATTCGACAAGACCTATCTTGATAACCTGATCAACTATAATAAAGCACTCGCCCAACGAAATGCTCTTTTAAAGCATTTCTCTGATACCCGTTCTTTTAATCCTGATAAGCTTGAAATCTGGGACCGGCAACTTATCGATTATGGTCATAAAATCTATGAAAAGCGCACTTCTTTTTTGAAGGACTTTATCCCGATTTTCCGGCATTATTTCGGGTTCATTTCAGAAGGAAAGGAAGAAGTCGCCATTCAATATGTTTCCCAGCTTTCAGAACGGAATCTCGGTCAACTGCTGGCTGTTTCTGTCGAAAAAGACCGTGCGGCAAGGTTTACCACCCAGGGTATCCATAAAGATGACCTTGAATTGATGATCTCAGATTATCCATTGAAGAAGTTCGGGTCGCAGGGGCAGCAGAAATCTTTTGTGGTGGCCATAAAACTGGCGCAGTTTGATTACACACGCGACATTAAAGGTTTTAAGCCAATCTTACTTTTTGATGATATCTTTGACAAACTCGATGAAAATCGTGTGCACCAGATCATTCGTCTTGTGAGCGAAAATAGTTTCGGACAAGTTTTTATCACAGATACACAACGGTCAAGGATTGAGAAATTGTTTGAAGAAGTTGATATTAATCACAGGATATTTGAAATCAGGGAAGGAAAGGTAGAGCCATTATGA
- the porQ gene encoding type IX secretion system protein PorQ — MKKILLLSTMLFVLIFSSARLAGQVGGKGTYQFLNLPNSARIAALGGNFLTINDDDITLTLANPSLINEQMDNQLGFSFVDYFTDINYGFAQYSRTFNKAGSFVGTMQYIDYGKFQEADEAGVQYGYFHAGEYALNIGWGRKLTPRWSIGSNLKFIYSSLGSYNSFGMAVDVAGSYFSKDELFDASIIFRNIGYQIVSYRAGNHEPLPFEIQGGLSKKFKHIPFRISVLLTHLEKWDVRYENPVNPSGGIDPITGEPNKISGIDEFADNLMRHIIVGGEVTIAKFLSLQGSYNYQRRQEMKVPERLSTIGFSWGFGVHVKQFHFSYARSAYHLVGSPNFITIMVDLDGFGGKKE; from the coding sequence GTGAAAAAGATTCTACTATTATCTACTATGCTGTTTGTTCTGATATTTTCTTCAGCAAGGCTTGCCGGGCAAGTTGGGGGAAAGGGGACATATCAGTTTCTAAACCTTCCGAACTCAGCCCGGATTGCTGCACTTGGTGGCAACTTCCTCACGATTAACGATGATGACATCACCCTGACACTTGCCAACCCGTCGCTGATCAATGAGCAGATGGACAACCAGCTAGGCTTCAGTTTTGTTGACTATTTTACCGATATCAATTACGGGTTTGCCCAATATTCAAGGACTTTCAATAAAGCCGGCAGTTTTGTCGGAACCATGCAATACATCGATTATGGTAAGTTCCAAGAAGCGGATGAAGCCGGGGTTCAGTATGGCTATTTTCATGCAGGGGAGTATGCTTTAAATATCGGCTGGGGCAGGAAACTAACGCCTCGGTGGTCAATAGGATCTAATCTTAAATTCATCTATTCTTCCCTGGGGTCTTATAACTCTTTTGGCATGGCAGTGGATGTAGCCGGTTCTTACTTCAGTAAAGATGAACTGTTCGACGCTTCCATCATATTCCGTAATATTGGTTACCAGATCGTTTCGTACCGGGCCGGAAACCATGAACCATTGCCTTTCGAGATACAGGGAGGCTTATCAAAAAAATTCAAGCACATTCCTTTCAGAATATCTGTATTGCTAACCCACCTGGAAAAATGGGATGTGCGCTATGAAAATCCTGTCAATCCTTCCGGCGGTATCGATCCGATCACTGGTGAACCAAATAAAATAAGCGGTATCGATGAATTTGCTGACAATCTTATGCGGCATATCATTGTTGGCGGCGAAGTAACTATAGCAAAATTCCTGAGCCTGCAAGGATCTTATAATTACCAGAGAAGGCAGGAAATGAAAGTACCGGAAAGGCTTTCCACTATTGGGTTCTCCTGGGGCTTTGGCGTCCATGTGAAACAATTCCATTTCAGTTATGCACGGTCAGCCTACCACCTGGTAGGGTCACCCAATTTCATTACAATCATGGTGGACCTGGATGGGTTTGGGGGTAAAAAAGAGTGA